A single genomic interval of Flavobacterium sp. N2820 harbors:
- a CDS encoding TerB family tellurite resistance protein: MDSYQEKIGLLQEMIAFALVDGELHDREYDFLEIVAKELEIDKETFLKLFENRSETVVIKDEFNRICQFYRLALLMHCDGVLHEREQIKINEIGINMGLNPYAMKRVLQLMKTSPNRMVPGEVLLAVFSEQHN; encoded by the coding sequence ATGGATAGTTACCAAGAAAAGATAGGTTTATTACAAGAAATGATTGCATTTGCACTGGTCGATGGCGAATTGCACGATAGAGAATATGATTTTTTAGAAATTGTAGCCAAAGAGTTAGAAATCGATAAAGAGACATTCTTGAAATTATTTGAAAATAGAAGCGAAACGGTTGTGATTAAAGACGAGTTCAATAGAATTTGTCAGTTTTATCGTTTGGCTTTGTTAATGCATTGCGATGGGGTGTTGCACGAAAGAGAACAAATCAAAATCAACGAAATAGGCATCAATATGGGATTGAATCCTTATGCCATGAAACGTGTTTTACAACTAATGAAAACTTCGCCTAATCGAATGGTACCAGGCGAAGTTTTGTTAGCTGTTTTTAGTGAACAACACAATTAA
- a CDS encoding thiamine diphosphokinase — translation MSSHHIVRDDQEPALIIANGASCSEELMGQLLEWSPLVIVLDSAIERVLELGIKVDVLLGDFDRGFNPDYYLTQQYPLEIVYTPNQDKTDLEKAFDYLIEKGHKAVNVIWATGKRADHTITNITNIVAYRNQLKIVIIDDHSKVFLLPNKYDKWYTANTVISLIPIGKVSGISTKNLFYPLNNEELTIGYRTGSSNHVTEDGIVSIQHIEGDLLLMECWD, via the coding sequence ATGTCTTCACATCACATCGTCAGAGATGACCAAGAACCCGCTTTAATTATTGCTAACGGCGCATCATGTAGTGAAGAATTAATGGGACAATTATTAGAATGGTCTCCATTAGTAATTGTTTTAGATTCGGCAATTGAACGGGTGCTGGAATTGGGTATTAAAGTTGATGTTTTATTAGGCGATTTTGACAGAGGTTTCAATCCGGATTATTATTTAACACAACAATATCCGCTAGAAATTGTTTACACGCCCAATCAAGATAAAACTGATTTAGAAAAAGCTTTTGATTACCTCATCGAAAAAGGACATAAAGCCGTAAATGTAATTTGGGCAACCGGAAAACGTGCCGATCATACGATTACCAATATTACCAATATAGTAGCCTATCGCAATCAGTTAAAAATTGTAATTATTGACGATCACTCTAAAGTGTTTTTATTGCCCAATAAATATGATAAATGGTATACTGCTAATACTGTTATATCATTAATTCCGATTGGAAAAGTGAGTGGAATTTCTACAAAAAACTTATTTTATCCACTTAATAATGAAGAACTAACTATTGGTTATCGTACCGGAAGTAGTAATCATGTAACAGAAGATGGCATTGTTTCAATACAACACATTGAAGGTGATTTGCTATTGATGGAATGTTGGGACTAA
- a CDS encoding TonB-dependent receptor, with the protein MILKFKLYSIFIFFTIFSYSQEKITLSGVVSDGKNNETLIGVTVYISELKVGTFTNEYGFYSLTIPKGTYTVQTDYLGYGSVIEKLDLNQSMKKNFSLLETSTELDEVILVENAYKTKIKKPEMSVTKLSINTIKQMPVLLGEVDIIKSLLFLPGVTNAGEGQSGFNVRGGGADQNLVLLDEATLYNTSHVFGLFSVFNPDAIKDLSLYKGGIPSRFGGRASSVLDIYQKDGNSNKFSMNGGIGLISSRLLAEGPIVKDKSSFIVAGRGSYAHLFLKFTDNENVAYFYDLNTKINYKINNNNNLYLSGYFGRDIFSLSESFTNTYGNSTINLRWNHLFSDKLFSNLSLIYSDYYYGLDLDFIGFNWESGIKNYNIKYDFKYYLSDKMKLNFGTNLNYYDLNPGTINPLNEASSINYKQLDKKFALETGIYAEMEQTLSKKLNVSYGFRYSSFYRLGSSTINYYENNQAVVYDEELKIYEKGTPIATKYFGKNKTIADYSNFEPRLTVAYEINDNQSVKASYNRMTQYMQLVSNTASPTPLDVWTPSDNYIKPQIADQVAIGYFRNFQKGDYSLEVESYYKKVKNRIDYIDGADLIANEAIEQVILNGRMRSYGLEVLFRKNSGDFNGWVAYTLSRSEQQTPGRTPTEIGINNGDWYRSAYDKTHNLAVTGSYKLNQKWTFGANFTLQTGQPVTFPTGKYVFQGVTVPSYNSRNDDRLPAYHRLDISATLTPKHKEKHKYKREWVFGIYNLYSRYNAASINFRQNSETGNNEAVKLSIFGIVPSVSYNFKF; encoded by the coding sequence ATGATTTTAAAATTCAAACTTTACTCAATTTTTATATTTTTTACCATTTTTAGCTATTCGCAAGAAAAAATAACGCTTAGCGGTGTTGTTTCTGATGGAAAAAATAACGAAACTTTAATTGGCGTTACTGTTTATATTAGCGAATTAAAAGTAGGTACATTTACCAACGAATATGGTTTCTATTCACTAACCATTCCTAAAGGAACCTACACCGTTCAAACCGATTACTTAGGCTATGGCTCTGTCATTGAAAAATTGGACTTGAATCAAAGTATGAAGAAAAATTTCAGCCTTTTAGAAACGAGCACAGAATTAGATGAAGTAATTTTAGTTGAAAACGCTTATAAAACTAAAATTAAAAAACCCGAAATGAGTGTTACAAAATTGTCCATTAACACCATTAAACAAATGCCCGTTTTACTAGGTGAAGTTGACATTATCAAATCGCTTTTATTTTTGCCAGGTGTTACCAATGCAGGTGAAGGACAATCGGGATTTAATGTGCGTGGTGGAGGTGCCGATCAAAACTTAGTACTTTTAGACGAAGCTACATTGTATAATACTTCGCATGTTTTTGGCTTATTTTCTGTTTTTAATCCTGATGCTATCAAAGATTTGTCATTATACAAAGGCGGAATTCCTTCTCGATTTGGCGGAAGGGCTTCTTCGGTACTAGATATTTATCAAAAAGATGGAAATAGCAATAAATTCAGCATGAATGGTGGAATTGGGCTTATTTCGAGTAGATTATTAGCAGAAGGTCCTATTGTAAAAGACAAAAGTTCATTTATTGTTGCCGGAAGAGGTTCATATGCGCACCTATTTTTAAAATTTACAGACAATGAAAATGTAGCTTATTTCTATGATTTGAATACCAAAATCAACTACAAAATTAACAACAATAACAATCTGTATTTATCGGGATATTTTGGAAGAGATATTTTTTCTTTGAGTGAATCTTTCACCAACACCTATGGAAACTCAACTATTAATTTGAGATGGAATCACTTGTTTTCTGATAAACTTTTTTCAAATCTTTCGTTGATTTATAGCGATTACTATTATGGTTTAGATTTAGATTTTATCGGATTTAATTGGGAATCCGGCATTAAAAATTACAACATCAAATATGATTTCAAATACTATCTTTCGGATAAAATGAAACTGAATTTTGGTACCAATTTAAATTATTACGACTTAAATCCAGGGACGATCAATCCATTAAATGAGGCTTCGTCAATCAATTACAAACAATTGGATAAAAAGTTTGCACTTGAAACTGGAATTTATGCAGAAATGGAACAAACACTTTCTAAAAAACTAAATGTTTCTTATGGATTTCGTTACAGTTCTTTTTACAGATTGGGAAGTTCTACCATAAATTATTATGAAAATAATCAGGCTGTTGTGTATGATGAAGAATTGAAGATTTATGAAAAAGGAACCCCAATTGCAACAAAATATTTCGGAAAAAACAAAACCATTGCCGATTATTCTAACTTTGAACCGCGATTAACCGTTGCTTACGAAATTAATGATAATCAATCGGTTAAAGCCAGCTATAATCGCATGACACAATATATGCAATTGGTTTCAAATACTGCTTCTCCAACGCCATTAGACGTTTGGACCCCTAGTGACAATTACATCAAACCACAAATTGCCGACCAAGTTGCCATCGGTTATTTTAGAAATTTCCAAAAGGGAGACTATTCGCTAGAAGTTGAGAGTTATTATAAAAAAGTTAAAAACCGTATCGATTATATTGATGGCGCCGACTTAATTGCGAATGAAGCCATCGAACAAGTCATTTTAAATGGAAGAATGCGTTCGTATGGTTTGGAAGTTTTATTCCGAAAAAACTCGGGTGATTTTAACGGTTGGGTAGCATATACCTTATCGCGTTCTGAACAACAAACACCAGGAAGAACTCCCACAGAAATTGGAATTAACAATGGTGATTGGTACCGTTCAGCTTATGACAAAACGCATAATTTAGCCGTAACAGGGAGTTATAAATTGAATCAAAAATGGACTTTTGGCGCTAACTTTACTTTACAAACTGGGCAACCAGTAACTTTTCCTACAGGTAAATATGTCTTTCAAGGTGTAACTGTTCCAAGTTATAATTCACGAAATGATGACCGATTACCCGCTTATCACCGTTTGGATATTTCGGCAACTTTGACACCAAAACACAAAGAAAAACACAAATACAAACGCGAATGGGTATTTGGAATTTATAACTTGTATAGTAGATACAATGCGGCTTCTATTAATTTTAGACAAAATTCAGAAACAGGAAACAATGAAGCAGTAAAACTCTCTATTTTCGGAATTGTTCCTTCGGTATCTTATAATTTTAAATTTTAA
- a CDS encoding SRPBCC domain-containing protein has protein sequence MKKLAFTISIKAPKEKVWYSLWDDENYENWTTAFCEGSYAISSWEEGSKIHFLSPSGGGMYSKISENKPFESMVFAHIGNIDNLKELPLDDETKQWTGCEERYTLTEKNEITTLTVSVDALEQYSAFFEGSFPKALENIKAIAENPTVKSITVRTAIEATVEQVWHFFTQPEHITKWNFASDDWHCPAAKNNLQVGGTFNYTMASKDEPVAFDFEGTYEAIETHKKIVYKIADGRKVVVKFDVLDDKVILTEIFEPENVHSIALQRDGWQAILDNFKKHIN, from the coding sequence ATGAAAAAATTAGCATTTACTATATCTATCAAAGCACCAAAAGAAAAAGTTTGGTATTCCCTTTGGGACGACGAAAACTACGAAAATTGGACGACTGCTTTTTGTGAGGGCTCGTATGCTATTTCGAGTTGGGAAGAAGGAAGCAAAATTCACTTTTTATCCCCATCTGGTGGAGGAATGTATTCTAAAATTAGTGAGAACAAGCCGTTTGAATCGATGGTTTTTGCCCACATTGGCAACATTGATAATTTAAAAGAATTGCCGCTTGACGACGAAACCAAACAATGGACAGGTTGCGAAGAACGTTATACATTGACCGAAAAAAATGAAATAACGACTTTAACGGTTTCAGTAGATGCATTAGAACAATATAGTGCTTTTTTTGAAGGTTCTTTCCCTAAAGCATTAGAAAACATTAAGGCTATTGCCGAAAATCCAACTGTAAAATCAATTACCGTTCGCACCGCTATCGAAGCAACTGTTGAACAAGTTTGGCACTTTTTTACCCAACCTGAACACATTACGAAATGGAATTTTGCTTCAGATGATTGGCATTGTCCAGCAGCAAAAAATAATTTGCAAGTAGGCGGAACATTCAACTATACAATGGCTTCAAAAGATGAACCTGTTGCATTTGACTTTGAAGGCACTTATGAAGCCATTGAAACACATAAAAAAATAGTGTATAAAATTGCTGATGGCAGAAAAGTAGTTGTAAAATTTGATGTTTTAGACGACAAGGTAATTCTCACGGAAATCTTTGAACCAGAAAATGTCCATTCCATTGCGTTACAACGTGATGGTTGGCAAGCAATTCTGGACAATTTTAAAAAACACATAAATTAA
- a CDS encoding VOC family protein, protein MTTVNVYLTFNGTTEEAFNFYKSVFGGEFTYMGRFKDMPADENCPPPTEAEGNRIMHVSLPISKETILMGSDSTSFSGDVTFGNNFSVSINTDSKEKADQLFNGLSAGGTIIMPMEKTFWGAYFGMFTDKFGINWMVNFDEVPAN, encoded by the coding sequence ATGACAACAGTAAACGTTTATCTTACCTTTAATGGTACTACTGAAGAGGCTTTTAATTTTTATAAATCGGTTTTTGGTGGCGAATTTACTTATATGGGTAGATTCAAAGACATGCCTGCTGATGAAAATTGTCCGCCTCCAACTGAAGCGGAAGGAAACCGCATTATGCATGTGAGTTTACCAATTAGTAAAGAAACGATTTTAATGGGAAGCGACAGCACTTCATTTAGTGGTGATGTTACATTTGGGAACAATTTTTCGGTTTCAATCAATACCGATAGTAAAGAAAAAGCAGACCAATTATTCAACGGACTTTCTGCTGGTGGAACGATCATCATGCCAATGGAAAAAACATTTTGGGGTGCTTATTTCGGCATGTTTACAGATAAATTTGGCATCAATTGGATGGTAAATTTTGATGAAGTTCCCGCTAATTAA
- a CDS encoding DMP19 family protein: MNTINNILKLEDEVAIIEAIGSLIWEKKEATEDFSALTDEEKVFVFIDIFEGAMGEGGLHFFFTSESGNFVEEIITSYQEIKAPKTAELIANAVKIFPKTYTVDLEERQALIAKAEEEILSGWEDLDELFFTNESEEDVVTLIVDYIKANESQFGR; encoded by the coding sequence ATGAACACAATTAACAACATATTAAAATTAGAAGACGAAGTAGCCATCATTGAAGCAATTGGTTCTTTAATTTGGGAAAAGAAAGAAGCTACTGAAGATTTTTCGGCCTTAACGGACGAAGAAAAAGTATTTGTTTTTATCGATATCTTTGAAGGTGCAATGGGCGAAGGCGGACTTCATTTCTTTTTTACTTCAGAATCTGGGAATTTTGTGGAAGAAATTATTACTTCGTATCAAGAAATTAAGGCGCCAAAAACGGCTGAATTAATTGCTAATGCTGTAAAAATTTTCCCTAAAACTTATACCGTAGATCTAGAAGAACGTCAGGCTTTAATTGCAAAAGCTGAGGAAGAAATACTTTCGGGTTGGGAAGATTTAGACGAACTCTTCTTTACTAATGAAAGCGAAGAAGATGTGGTCACTTTAATTGTGGACTATATTAAAGCGAATGAATCCCAATTTGGTCGCTAA
- a CDS encoding type II toxin-antitoxin system RelE/ParE family toxin — protein sequence MAERIIVWSSKAKIDLKNLYEFYNYRNKSKTYSLKLHRKIQNEIKLLLKQPEIGKKTNKIGVRGLLIDNHYLFYEIFQEHIVVLAVWENRQNPSKLKL from the coding sequence ATGGCTGAAAGAATAATTGTTTGGTCTTCAAAAGCAAAAATTGATTTAAAAAACCTTTATGAATTTTACAACTATCGTAATAAAAGTAAAACCTATTCTCTTAAATTGCATAGAAAAATTCAAAATGAAATTAAACTATTGCTTAAACAACCTGAAATCGGTAAAAAAACAAATAAAATTGGAGTTAGAGGCTTATTAATTGATAACCATTACCTTTTCTACGAGATTTTTCAAGAACATATTGTTGTTTTAGCCGTATGGGAAAACAGACAAAACCCTTCAAAATTAAAGCTTTAA
- a CDS encoding DUF4249 domain-containing protein, translated as MKKYIAFLFLTLLFSSCEKVVDVDLNNAAPKLVIDAIIKWQKGTTGEVQTIKLSLTNDFYTNDILPASGAIVTVINSGGTTFDFLEAVPNSGEYVCSNFLPAIDETYALTIQYEGQLYSASSKLYATPEIVNITQETVQGISGEDEIEIKYFFQDNGAEDNYYLLGVVNPNKQIPEFGVVSDEFFQGNLMFGFYGSSETEPGITLGLSVQGVSIGYYNYMNKLVTIAGSGSGNPFATPPATIRGNVVNETNAEDFPLGYFFLSEIDAIEYEVQ; from the coding sequence ATGAAAAAATATATTGCTTTTTTATTCCTTACACTTCTTTTTTCAAGTTGCGAAAAAGTAGTTGATGTTGATTTGAATAATGCTGCACCAAAATTAGTAATCGATGCAATTATCAAATGGCAAAAAGGAACTACTGGTGAAGTTCAAACCATAAAACTAAGTCTAACAAACGATTTTTATACAAATGACATATTACCAGCTTCGGGTGCTATTGTAACAGTAATCAACAGCGGTGGTACTACATTTGACTTTTTGGAAGCTGTTCCCAATTCTGGGGAATATGTCTGTTCCAATTTTTTACCTGCAATTGATGAAACTTATGCTTTAACAATTCAGTATGAAGGGCAATTGTATAGCGCTTCGAGTAAATTGTATGCTACTCCAGAAATTGTAAATATAACACAAGAAACGGTGCAAGGAATTAGTGGTGAAGACGAAATTGAAATAAAATATTTTTTCCAAGATAATGGTGCAGAAGACAATTATTACCTTTTAGGCGTGGTTAATCCAAATAAACAAATTCCTGAATTTGGCGTTGTAAGTGATGAGTTTTTTCAAGGAAATTTAATGTTTGGCTTTTATGGAAGTAGTGAAACCGAACCTGGAATTACTTTAGGATTAAGCGTTCAAGGCGTATCAATTGGGTATTACAATTACATGAATAAATTGGTAACCATTGCAGGAAGTGGTTCTGGAAATCCATTTGCAACACCACCCGCAACGATTAGAGGAAATGTTGTTAACGAAACCAATGCGGAAGATTTTCCGTTGGGCTACTTTTTTTTGAGTGAAATTGATGCAATCGAATACGAAGTTCAGTAA
- the uvrB gene encoding excinuclease ABC subunit UvrB codes for MKFQVVSDYKPTGDQPQAIEKLSKGIINGEKYQTLLGVTGSGKTFTVANVVQEVQKPTLVLAHNKTLAAQLYSEFKQFFPNNSVQYFVSYYDYYQPEAFIPVTGTYIEKDLSINEELEKLRLSTTSALLSGRRDIIVISSVSCLYGIGNPVEFQKNVVNLETGQQISRTKLLHQLVQSLYSRTEADFNPGNFRIKGDIVEIFPSYGDEPFRIHFFGDEIEEIEAFDARTAQVLERYEKLTVYPANMFVTSPDVLQNAIWAIQQDLVKQVDYFKEIGKHLEAKRLEERTNFDLEMIRELGYCSGIENYSRYLDGREPGTRPFCLLDYFPDDFLMVVDESHVTISQVHAMYGGDRSRKENLVEYGFRLPAAMDNRPLKFEEFEALQNQVVYVSATPADYELQKSEGVYVEQVIRPTGLLDPIIEVRPSANQIDDLIEEIQLRCEADERVLVTTLTKRMAEELAKYLTKVAIRCRYIHSDVDTLERVEIMQDLRKGIFDVLIGVNLLREGLDLPEVSLVAILDADKEGFLRSHRSLTQTVGRAARNVNGKAIMYADKITASMQKTIDETTYRREKQTNYNTKHGLAPKALNKSLGSALSGNSVSTGYFEKEALKAAEPESLYLSKPELEKKIRDLRKMMEKAAKELDFMQAAKLRDDIKALQDKL; via the coding sequence ATGAAATTCCAAGTCGTATCTGATTATAAACCAACAGGTGACCAACCTCAAGCTATTGAAAAACTTTCAAAAGGCATTATCAATGGTGAAAAATACCAAACTTTATTAGGGGTTACAGGTTCTGGAAAGACCTTTACTGTTGCCAATGTGGTACAAGAAGTACAAAAACCGACTTTAGTTTTAGCACATAACAAAACGCTAGCCGCTCAATTATATTCCGAATTTAAACAGTTTTTCCCTAATAATTCGGTGCAATATTTTGTTTCCTATTACGATTATTATCAGCCTGAAGCTTTTATTCCTGTAACTGGAACGTATATCGAGAAAGATTTATCCATTAATGAAGAATTAGAAAAATTACGTTTAAGTACCACTTCTGCCCTACTTTCAGGTCGTAGAGATATCATTGTAATTTCTTCGGTTTCTTGTTTGTATGGTATTGGAAATCCGGTTGAGTTTCAGAAAAATGTAGTGAATTTAGAAACTGGCCAACAAATCTCTCGTACAAAATTATTGCATCAATTGGTTCAAAGTTTATATTCGAGAACCGAAGCCGATTTTAATCCTGGGAATTTCAGAATCAAAGGTGACATTGTAGAAATTTTTCCAAGTTATGGCGATGAACCGTTTAGAATACACTTTTTTGGCGATGAAATTGAAGAAATTGAAGCGTTTGATGCACGAACAGCTCAGGTTTTAGAACGTTATGAAAAACTAACGGTTTATCCTGCCAACATGTTTGTAACTTCGCCTGATGTGTTGCAAAATGCCATTTGGGCCATCCAACAAGATTTGGTAAAACAAGTGGATTATTTCAAAGAAATTGGCAAACATTTAGAAGCCAAACGATTAGAAGAACGCACGAATTTCGATTTAGAAATGATTCGCGAATTAGGGTATTGCTCTGGAATTGAAAACTATTCTCGCTACCTTGATGGTCGTGAACCCGGCACTCGCCCATTCTGTTTGTTGGATTATTTTCCAGATGATTTTTTAATGGTGGTGGATGAAAGTCATGTTACCATTTCACAAGTACATGCCATGTATGGTGGTGATAGAAGTCGTAAAGAAAACTTGGTTGAATATGGTTTTAGATTACCTGCGGCAATGGACAATCGTCCGTTGAAATTTGAAGAATTTGAAGCCTTGCAAAATCAAGTGGTTTATGTTTCAGCAACACCTGCAGATTATGAATTGCAAAAATCGGAAGGGGTTTATGTGGAACAAGTGATTCGTCCAACTGGATTGCTTGACCCCATTATTGAAGTTAGACCAAGTGCCAATCAAATTGACGATTTAATAGAAGAAATTCAGTTGCGATGTGAAGCAGACGAACGCGTTTTAGTAACCACTTTAACCAAGCGTATGGCAGAAGAACTGGCTAAATACTTAACCAAAGTAGCTATTCGTTGTCGTTATATTCACTCCGATGTGGATACGTTAGAGCGTGTAGAAATTATGCAAGATTTACGAAAAGGAATATTTGACGTGTTAATTGGTGTCAACTTATTAAGAGAAGGTTTGGATTTACCCGAAGTTTCGTTAGTTGCCATTTTAGATGCTGATAAAGAAGGCTTTTTACGTAGCCATCGTTCATTAACACAAACTGTAGGTCGTGCTGCTCGTAATGTAAATGGAAAAGCAATTATGTATGCCGATAAAATTACGGCTTCCATGCAAAAAACCATTGATGAAACTACGTACCGAAGAGAAAAACAAACCAATTATAATACCAAACACGGTTTAGCACCAAAAGCATTGAACAAGAGTTTAGGAAGCGCTTTAAGTGGCAATTCGGTTTCCACAGGCTATTTTGAAAAAGAAGCCTTAAAAGCTGCCGAACCAGAAAGCTTATATTTATCAAAACCTGAATTAGAGAAAAAAATTAGAGATTTACGCAAAATGATGGAAAAAGCTGCTAAAGAATTAGACTTTATGCAAGCCGCCAAACTACGTGATGATATAAAAGCATTACAAGACAAATTGTAA
- a CDS encoding NADP-dependent isocitrate dehydrogenase, with protein MSNQSKIMYTITDEAPMLATHSFLPIVKAFTKPANIAIETRDISLAGRILSNFPEFLKEDQKIGDALSELGQLATTPEANIIKLPNISASVPQLKEVIAELQSQGYTIPNFPEEATTEEEKNIKAKYAKVLGSAVNPVLREGNSDRRAPKAVKNYAKNNPHSMGAWSSESKTEVAHMTEGDFYGSEQSVTIAEASQFVIEFVAENGTSTILKAASPLKAGEIIDTSVMSLKALKNYAAKEIADAKAKGLLLSVHLKATMMKVSDPIIFSAIVDVFFADVFTKYAALFNELNIDTKNGLGDVYAKIAGHPMQTEVEAALNEAFANGPAVAMVNSEKGITNFQIPSDVIVDASVPAFIRTSGKMWNKEGALQDTKALIPDRCYAGLYVATIDFCKKNGAFDPKTMGSVPNVGLMAQKAEEYGSHDKTFQMAENGTVKVTDGNGHVFMEQKVEAGDIFRMCQVKDAPILDWVKLAVNRARLSNTPAVFWLDENRAHDREVNKKVQAYLKNFDTTGLDIRILNIVDATQFTLERLKAGLDTISVTGNVLRDYLTDLFPILELGTSAKMLSIVPLMNGGGLFETGAGGSAPKHVEQFIEEGYLRWDSLGEILALGVSLEHLGQTLNNAKAMVLSETLDEATEKFLANDKSPARKIGQLDNRGSHFYIALYWSQALAAQDKDAELKAIFTPIATELTANEAKINEELIAAQGKPQNIGGYYHPSFELTEKAMRPSTTLNTILAKLN; from the coding sequence ATGTCCAATCAATCTAAAATAATGTATACTATTACGGATGAAGCGCCAATGTTGGCAACACATTCGTTTTTACCTATTGTAAAAGCCTTTACAAAACCCGCAAACATTGCTATAGAAACAAGAGATATTTCATTAGCGGGTAGAATTTTATCAAACTTTCCAGAGTTTTTAAAAGAAGATCAAAAAATTGGAGACGCTTTATCTGAATTAGGACAATTAGCTACTACTCCAGAAGCAAACATTATCAAATTACCTAATATTTCGGCATCTGTACCTCAATTAAAAGAAGTAATTGCTGAATTGCAATCGCAAGGGTATACCATTCCTAACTTCCCAGAAGAAGCTACAACAGAAGAAGAAAAAAACATTAAAGCTAAATATGCTAAAGTATTAGGCTCTGCAGTGAATCCTGTACTACGTGAAGGAAATTCAGATCGTAGAGCTCCAAAAGCAGTTAAAAACTACGCAAAAAATAATCCTCATTCAATGGGTGCTTGGTCGTCAGAATCAAAAACGGAAGTAGCACACATGACCGAAGGAGATTTCTATGGAAGTGAACAATCGGTTACTATTGCAGAAGCTTCTCAATTTGTAATCGAGTTTGTTGCAGAAAATGGAACTTCAACCATTTTAAAAGCTGCTTCTCCTTTAAAAGCAGGCGAAATTATTGATACTTCAGTAATGAGTTTAAAAGCTTTAAAAAACTATGCTGCTAAAGAAATTGCAGATGCAAAAGCAAAAGGATTATTATTATCTGTTCACTTGAAAGCTACCATGATGAAGGTTTCTGACCCTATCATCTTTAGCGCTATTGTAGATGTTTTCTTTGCGGATGTATTTACTAAATATGCAGCTTTATTTAACGAATTAAACATTGATACTAAAAACGGATTAGGTGATGTTTATGCAAAAATTGCAGGACATCCTATGCAAACCGAAGTAGAAGCTGCTTTAAACGAAGCTTTTGCAAATGGTCCTGCTGTGGCAATGGTAAATTCTGAAAAAGGCATTACAAATTTCCAAATCCCTTCTGATGTTATTGTAGATGCTTCTGTTCCTGCTTTTATTAGAACTTCAGGTAAAATGTGGAACAAAGAGGGTGCTTTGCAAGATACAAAAGCATTAATTCCAGACAGATGTTATGCTGGTTTATATGTTGCTACCATTGATTTCTGTAAGAAAAACGGAGCTTTTGACCCAAAAACCATGGGAAGCGTACCAAACGTAGGTTTGATGGCTCAAAAAGCAGAAGAATATGGTTCACATGACAAAACATTTCAAATGGCTGAAAATGGAACCGTAAAAGTTACTGATGGTAACGGTCATGTATTCATGGAACAAAAAGTAGAAGCAGGCGATATCTTCAGAATGTGTCAGGTGAAAGATGCTCCAATTTTAGACTGGGTTAAACTAGCCGTAAACAGAGCAAGATTATCTAATACTCCAGCCGTTTTTTGGTTAGACGAAAACCGTGCTCACGATAGAGAAGTTAATAAAAAAGTACAAGCTTACCTGAAAAATTTCGACACTACTGGCTTAGACATCCGAATTTTAAATATTGTTGATGCTACACAATTTACTTTAGAGCGTTTGAAAGCTGGTTTGGACACTATATCTGTAACAGGAAATGTTTTACGTGACTATTTAACAGATTTATTCCCAATATTAGAATTAGGAACTTCGGCTAAAATGCTATCAATTGTTCCTTTAATGAATGGTGGTGGTTTGTTTGAAACTGGTGCTGGTGGTTCTGCGCCAAAACACGTAGAACAGTTTATCGAAGAAGGCTATTTACGTTGGGATTCCTTAGGGGAAATCTTAGCTTTAGGTGTTTCATTAGAACACTTAGGCCAAACGTTAAACAACGCAAAAGCAATGGTTTTATCTGAAACGTTAGATGAAGCTACTGAAAAATTCTTAGCAAACGATAAATCTCCAGCAAGAAAAATTGGTCAATTGGACAATAGAGGTTCACATTTTTACATTGCATTATATTGGTCACAAGCGCTTGCTGCTCAAGATAAAGATGCTGAATTAAAAGCCATCTTCACTCCTATCGCAACAGAACTTACTGCTAACGAAGCAAAAATTAATGAAGAGTTAATTGCTGCACAAGGTAAGCCTCAAAATATTGGAGGTTATTATCACCCAAGTTTTGAATTAACAGAAAAAGCAATGCGTCCGAGCACAACTTTAAATACTATTTTAGCCAAGCTAAATTAA